In Xiphophorus couchianus chromosome 24, X_couchianus-1.0, whole genome shotgun sequence, a single genomic region encodes these proteins:
- the LOC114141201 gene encoding uncharacterized protein LOC114141201, protein MDSDLNPQSHRKTVTKSAFYHLKNQEYMIRKAAQSDGFIKLPVRDSKELDYMFYFDMRELTNIPPITSLEDLLFTACSEPDEGKDEVLHDIKSNSDNVTVILDGVTDFSTSVVKKLVDKDFLPDAKIIITCRPEDEEYLCPEDWLRVEVKGFSEETIKTYLSSTLGEAHRKVLSNVELLTLCHVPMYALMVAASFSSKDSLQPRTVTEIYINIVRFGLQMNSNKTRIRNLNQFIKTKRNGILSLAEAAFNATERKAVNLEELSEEITQNSEDRCIFSFLKVLYVKVPPTETITLYAFLHYTMQEFFAALWLLENPDKIRDVFQQCLTEENKHMKHLIPFMCRLLNDKSPRLMSCLIPAEEIKETSRWFFKEIIDTFFHQAVANISELHVDTLFVYQCLFESQSSEVCISFLDKLDFHLDLSGENLDPYSCCAVAYVVTQSKERKISLNLQDVTVTTQGMRHLFGCLQNVQWVYPLPQQLWTVVFLSEGLTEYMTLLHRCGNQLYLPVEGKKLLFDRAVKVMQKSATKVNVCLQWTQRGHVCQSLCESLLQALPYTHDLSFDPRSSVRHEQTRLLVNLFCAAAEREQQTGEKMLEMLASVCRYKTFPLYYSGKPQSDFLLDLYSQMKDRETKSGLSLLPSLQSVFQSAPLFWTIKLSERKTSILLEVMKLQSEKKLVILTDCSHGESEVRSFLQCLPFILQLRFDPLSSDLHEQTRFLVNLFCAAAEREQQTGEKMLEMLASVCRYKTFPLDDRCMANFEYGYRKYQSDFLLDLYSQMKDRETKSGLSLLPSLQSVFQSAPEVWTIKLSERKTSILLEVMKLQPEKKPVEVTDCSHGESEVRSFLQFLPFILQLSSPPGFFQSVCSSLSVRSREEIHQLVSLLQLQNFNLLLTGVLPRKTCSSVGKVLPLVGSKVDLILTDSRMSVRGAAVLFRSTTQLHSLRLSSSLVLFFSQWVRRGRVAFPLVLEELSVVSTKAQPQRVLLKVGSSLASLLRFWTVGRLDLTESGLPVQSLLSLLFHDGPLTLRLSEERLQQLLVLLHEVQDQNLTSSLLNKVGGDLSSCQLSWELLHFLLQQPTSQTITVNLKKNRFLEERAAELLPFLHRMVIQRPSPSFVRTSIREIFRTHPSHMISWLLRSLDLVINLNCTELDSKDCDALLFILRHSDGVKLKLLWSSIPAEGIQSILSVLHRVSDLSVDRNLLLRFIHCCAASDSQQGAASGLLRTLRHRLDLSCSSCVALPEEDQTEPLRLTAADCGAVSTVLRHSSRDTQLDLRDCEVEDSGLDLLFPVLDGVRLRVNKTVPVQLLSLLAANNQRDTARRATSLCRALGGELDLSHRPLDQRLCGALALMLDYSEDLTELDLSHCQLTDQLLLQLITHLHKVHNLDLSHNQITDLSTDGLLHLFFINPSIDCVRLNNNNIINKTPFMGNKTFEIW, encoded by the exons ATTAGAAAAGCTGCACAGTCTGATGGTTTTATCAAACTGCCTGTCAGAGACAGTAAGGAGCTGGAttacatgttttactttgataTGAGGGAATTAACCAACATCCCACCAATCACGAGTTTGGAGGATCTTCTTTTCACTGCATGCAGTGAACCAGATGAGGGCAAAGATGAAGTCTTACATGATATAAAGAGCAACTCTGATAACGTTACAGTCATTTTAGATGGAGTCACAGATTTCTCTACATCGGTTGTGAAAAAACTTGTAGACAAAGATTTCTTACCTGATGCTAAAATCATCATTACCTGCAGACCAGAAGATGAGGAATACCTCTGTCCTGAAGACTGGCTCAGAGTGGAGGTGAAAGGCTTCAGTGAGGAAACAATAAAGACATATTTGTCTTCAACTCTGGGTGAAGCTCACAGGAAGGTCCTGAGTAACGTGGAGCTGTTGACTCTTTGTCATGTTCCAATGTATGCGCTGATGGTGGCTGCCAGCTTTTCATCTAAAGACTCTCTGCAGCCCAGAACTGTGACTGAAATATACATCAATATTGTTCGATTTGGTCTTCAGATGAACAGCAACAAAACCAGGATCAGGAACCTCAATCAGTTCATCAAAACCAAGAGAAACGGAATCCTGTCTCTGGCCGAAGCTGCTTTTAATGCAACCGAAAGAAAAGCTGTGAACCTGGAAGAACTTTCTGAGGAGATTACTCAGAACTCTGAAGACAGATGcatcttttcctttctgaaagTACTGTATGTAAAAGTTCCTCCTACTGAAACCATAACTTTGTATGCTTTCCTCCATTACACCATGCAGGAGTTTTTTGCAGCTCTGTGGCTTTTGGAGAATCCTGATAAGATCAGGGATGTTTTCCAGCAGTGCCTCACTgaggaaaataaacacatgaaGCATCTGATCCCGTTCATGTGCCGTTTGTTGAATGACAAGAGTCCACGTTTGATGAGCTGTTTGATTCCAGCTGAGGAGATCAAGGAAACATCTAGATGGTTCTTCAAAGAGATAATTGACACATTTTTCCATCAGGCTGTCGCTAATATCAGTGAGCTTCATGTAGACACATTGTTCGTATACCAGTGTTTGTTTGAGTCACAGAGCTCCGAAGTCTGCATTTCCTTTCTGGACAAACTGGACTTCCATCTTGACCTCAGTGGAGAGAATCTGGACCCTTATTCCTGCTGTGCTGTGGCCTATGTGGTCACTCAGTcaaaggaaaggaaaataagTCTGAACCTTCAGGATGTGACAGTCACAACACAAGGAATGAGACATCTGTTTGGATGTCTTCAAAATGTTCAATG GGTTTACCCTCTGCCTCAGCAGTTGTGGACTGTTGTCTTTCTCAGTGAAGGGCTGACAGAATATATGACATTATTGCATCGCTGTGGAAACCAGCTGTATCTTCCAGTTGAAGGTAAAAAGCTGCTGTTTGATAGAGCTGTGAAGGTTATGCAGAAGTCAGCTACAAAGGTCAATGTCTGCCTCCAGTGGACCCAAAGAGGTCATGTCTGCCAGAGTCTGTGTGAATCCCTGCTACAGGCTCTGCCATACACACATGATCTCAG CTTTGATCCTCGAAGCTCAGTACGTCATGAACAAACCAG GTTGTTAGTGAATCTGTtctgtgcagcagcagagagagaacagCAGACAGGAGAGAAGATGCTGGAGATGTTAGCATCAGTCTGCAGATATAAAAC ATTCCCTTTATATTATAGTGGTAAACCTCAGAGTGACTTCCTGCTGGATCTGTACTCCCAGATGAAGGACAGAGAGACAAAATCAGGTCTGAGTCTCCTTCCATCATTACAGTCAGTTTTCCAGTCAGCTCCTTTATTCTGGACCATAAAGCTGTCAGAGAGAAAGACCTCCATCCTCCTGGAAGTGATGAAACTCCAATCAGAGAAGAAACTAGTGATACTGACAGACTGCTCACATGGAGAGAGTGAAGTGAGGAGTTTCCTGCAGTGTCTGCCTTTTATCTTACAGCTCAG GTTTGATCCTCTGAGCTCAGATCTTCATGAACAAACCAGGTTCTTAGTGAATCTGTTCTGTGCAGCGGCAGAGAGAGAACAGCAGACGGGAGAGAAGATGCTGGAGATGTTAGCATCAGTCTGCAGATATAAAACATTCCCTTTAGATGACAGATGCATGGCTAATTTTGAATATGGATACAGAAAATATCAGAGTGACTTCCTGCTGGATCTGTACTCCCAGATGAAGGACAGAGAGACTAAATCAGGTCTGAGTCTCCTTCCATCATTACAGTCAGTTTTCCAGTCAGCTCCTGAAGTCTGGACCATCAAGCTGTCAGAGAGAAAGACCTCCATCCTCCTGGAAGTGATGAAACTCCAACCAGAGAAGAAACCAGTGGAGGTGACAGACTGCTCACATGGAGAGAGTGAAGTGAGGAGTTTCCTGCAGTTTCTGCCTTTTATCTTACAGCTCAG ttCTCCTCCAGGGTTTTTCCAGAGTGTTTGTTCATCTCTATCAGTGAGATCGAGAGAGGAGATCCATCAGCTGGTTTCTCTATTGCAGCTTCAGAACTTCAACCTGCTGCTAACAGGAGTTTTACCCAGGAAAACCTGCAGCTCTGTGGGGAAAGTTCTCCCCCTGGTTGGATCTAAAGTGGATCTGATCCTCACAGACAGCCGGATGTCCGTCAGAGGAGCCGCTGTCCTCTTTAGATCTACAACACAGCTCCACAGTCTGAG ACTCTCCAGCAGTCTGGTCTTGTTCTTCTCTCAGTGGGTGAGAAGAGGCAGAGTGGCTTTTCCTCTGGTCCTAGAAGAGCTTTCTGTGGTTTCCACCAAAGCTCAGCCACAGAGAGTCTTGCTGAAGGTCGGCAGCAGTTTGGCGTCTCTGCTGAGGTTCTGGACAGTGGGACGGTTGGACCTGACCGAGTCCGGACTCCCTGTTCAGAGTCTCCTCAGTCTGCTGTTTCACGATGGTCCTCTCACACTCAG ACTGAGTGAAGAGAGACTCCAGCAGCTTCTGGTTCTCCTCCACGAGGTTCAGGACCAGAACCTGACGTCGTCCCTCTTGAATAAGGTCGGTGGAGACCTGAGCTCCTGCCAGTTGAGCTGGGAGCTTCttcacttcctgctgcaacAGCCGACAAGTCAGACCATCACCGTGAACCTGAAGAAGAACCGATTCTTGGAGGAGAGAGCTGCTGAGCTGCTGCCCTTCCTGCACAGGATGGTGATTCAAAG GCCCAGTCCCAGCTTTGTTAGGACTTCCATCAGGGAGATCTTCAGGACTCATCCCAGTCACATGATATCCTGGTTGCTGAGGTCACTGGATCTTGTGATCAACCTGAACTGCACAGAGCTGGACTCAAAGGACTGCGACGCTCTGCTGTTCATCCTCAGACACAGCGACGGAGTGAAACTGAAGCTGCTGTGGAGCTCCATCCCAGCAGAGGGAATCCAGTCCATCCTCTCTGTGCTGCACAGAGTTTCTGATCTCAG TGTGGACAGGAATCTCCTGCTGAGGTTCATCCACTGCTGCGCCGCCTCCgacagccagcagggggcagcatcGGGCCTGCTGAGGACTCTACGGCACAGGTTGGATCTGTCCTGCTCCTCCTGCGTGGCGCTACCAGAAGAGGATCAGACGGAGCCTCTGAGGTTGACGGCCGCCGACTGCGGGGCCGTCTCCACCGTCCTGAGACACAGCAGCAGGGACACGCAGCTGGACCTGAGAGACTGCGAGGTGGAGGACAGCGGGCTGGACCTGCTGTTTCCTGTCCTGGACGGAGTCCGTCTCAG AGTCAACAAGACGGTCCCGGTCCAGCTTCTGTCTCTGCTTGCCGCGAACAATCAGAGGGACACCGCGAGACGAGCAACGTCCCTGTGCAGAGCCCTGGGAggagaactggacctgagtcACAGGCCACTGGATCAGAGGCTCTGTGGAGCTCTGGCTCTGATGCTGGACTACTCTGAAGATCTAACAGAGCTGGACCTCAGCCACTGCCAGCTGACAGACCAGCTGCTGCTCCAACTCATCACACATCTGCACAAAGTCCACAACCTGGA tctGAGTCACAATCAGATCACCGATCTCTCCACTGATGGGTTACTCCACCTCTTCTTCATCAACCCGTCCATTGATTGTGTGAG actgaacaacaacaacatcatcaACAAAACTCCTTTTATGGGGAACAAGACGTTTGAAATCTGGTGA